The [Clostridium] colinum genome includes the window GGGAAAAGGGCTTCACGCTAAAAACTTTAGTTGGAGTGCAGCTGCTTATTATTTATTAGTTACAAACACTTTACAAGGAAATGAAAATACTTGTCAAACAGGTTTAAAATAGGTTAAAAAGTATAGCTAATACTGAGGTTGTAGACAAAGTCTACAACCTTTCAAAAAATAATCTTGTTATTTTTTTTTGAGGTACTGTATAAAAAAAGCTAATTTCTTCATACAAGGGCTAAAGCCCCTAGAAATTTACCTTTTTGCACAACCTAAGAAAAAGTCTTGTTTTGTGATTAGAATTTTTATACAAAGTATAAAAATGCAAAAAATTAATTCAAAATATTTTGTCTTAAGTATGAGTATAGCTATTATTAGCTATACTTTTTATAATATTAATTAAAATATAATTTATAAAAAAGGTTTGGTATTTGATAATATAAAGTATTTAAAAAATCTATATATTTGAGAGTATAAAATCTAGTTTAGACAATGAATATAAACATTTATCTTTTAATGTACCATTATAGAGCAAAAAACTTTTTCTTATAGTTCCTTCGTAAATAAATCCATTTTTTTCTATAACTCTTTTAGATGCTATATTATCCTTAAAATGCGATACAGATAATATATCTAAATCTAATGTAACAAAGCAATATTGCACTATTTTTTTAACGGCTTCTGTCATTATTCCCTTACCCCAATAGTCTTTAGATAAAACATATCCCAAGCATTTTGAATTTACACCAGAGCGTAATTTATCTTTACTTAAACTTATAGACCCAATAACTTTATTATTTTTTTTATATACAATAGCAAAAGTATTTTTGTCTTTTATAAACATATTTAAAATTATTTTAGAATCTTCTTTTGATGTGTGTGGTATCCAACCAGCATTTAACCCAATTTCTTCTGTTTTGGCATATTCAAAAAAATCATCTAAATCATTTTCTGTAAATGTTCTTAAAAAAAGTCTATCTGTTTCTAAAGTCATTATAAGCTACCCCCTGTTTAAAATAACATTATTATAGCATTAAATATATACAAAATCAAACTTTGTTAATTAAGCTTTATTATTATAAAGTTAAGAAATGGATATATTAGTTAAATTTGATAAAAGATAATTGAAAAAAATAAAATAAGTGGTATAATAATATTAAATATAAATAAGCAAAGGAGATTTAATATGAAAATACGTTTAGATTATAACAATATGATGCAAGAATTTGTTGGTAAAATGGGTGTTTCTAGAGCAGATATAGATGCATTAGACTTACAAAAAGCTAAACAAGCTATGATAGACAAACGTGCTAATGGTAAAATGGACTGGAGAGATTTACCATATAATCAAGAAGAAGTTTGTAATGAAATAATATCTTATGTAGAAGAAGTTAAAGATAAATTTGATGCTTTTGTTGTTCTTGGTATAGGCGGTTCTGCACTTGGCCCTATATCTGTACAACAAGCAATAAATCATCCTTATTACAATGAAATATCTAGAGAAAAAAGAGGAGGCTATCCTAAATTTTATGTTGCAGATAATGTAGACCCAGAAAAATTAGTATATCTTTTCGAAACAATAGATATTACTAAAACTATGTTTAATGTAATATCAAAATCTGGTTCTACATCTGAAACAATGAGCCAATTTATGATTATTAAAAAGCTTCTTGAAGAAAAATTAGGTGATAAAGCAAACGAACATATTGTTTGTACAACAGACAAAGAAAATGGAAACCTTATAAAAATAGCTAAAGAAGAAAACTATAAAACATTTATTATACCAGCTGGTGTTGGTGGTAGATTTAGTGAGTTTACACCTGTTGGATTATTACCAGCAGCCTTTTGTGGAATTGATATTAAAGAGCTTTTAAAAGGTGCAGCTGTTATGGATGAAATGTGTAAAAACGATGATATTTATAAAAATCCAGGTTTTATGTATGCTATCCTTAACTATTTAACTATGAAAAATGGGCAAAATATAAGCGTTATGATGCCTTATGCCGACTCTTTAAAATTTATAGCAGACTGGTATGCACAACTTTGGGCAGAAAGTCTTGGTAAAAAATATGATAACGAAGGAAATGAAGTTCATGTAGGGTCTACACCAGTAAAAGCATTAGGTGCAACAGACCAACATTCACAAGTACAACTTTATGCTGAAGGTCCTTTTGATAAAATAATTACATTTATAGGTGTAGAAAAATTCAAAAAATCTATAACTATACCAGAAATATATACAGATATACCAAGCCTTGGATTTTTAGCAGGTGTAACACAAGATGACCTTATCAAAACAGAACAAATAGCTACAGAGTATGCTTTATTAAAAGCAGGCAAACCTAATATGACTATTACGTTACCAGAAGTAAACGAAAATACTTTAGGTCAGTTATTATATTTATTTGAAGTTGCAACAGCTTTTACAGGAGAGCTTTTAAACATTAATGCTTTTGACCAACCAGGTGTTGAAGAAGGTAAAAATGCAACTTATGCTTATTTTGGCAGACCAGGATATGAAGAAAAGAAAAAAGAATTAGATTCTATGCCAAATAAAAAAGATGAATATATAATATAATTAAAAAGAGTGTAGACAAAGTCTACACTCTTTTTAAAAAATAATAAGATTATTTTTTAAATACTGTATTAAAAAAGTTAATTTATTTTATATTCAGTTTTAGCACTTCATTTGAAGTGCTAAGTACTTTTATTTAATTTAATTTTAGTTTTAAAGATTTAACCATAGCATCTAATTCTGGTTTTATATAGTCTATTCCATTTTCGCTTACAACTTCTTGTCTAACAGCTACAAATACATCAGAATTATTAAATTCTACTAAAGTTAATATTGTTGTAACTTTATTTTCTGGATATTCTACAATAGTAGTTGTTATAGTTTTATTATCTACAGTTTCTACTTTAGAATCTTCTATTATAACTGCATTTTCATCTTCTGTAAATACATTTTTAATATAATCATAGCCTTCTTTAGGGTCTTCATCTTTTTTACTACCACTATTAAGTACAGAATAAGCTATGCCATTTTCATCTTCTTTAAAAAAGCTATAAGGAACATCTTTTTTAAATTTTTTCCAATTAGCTGGAACTACTACACTTACTTTTTCAATATCATCTGAAAAGAATCTTTCAGAATTTAAAGTTTGTTTTGTATATTTTATACTATTTAATAATAAATCTAAATCTGATTCAAAATCTGCAGAAGTAGCATTACCAACAACACCTATAAATTCATTTGGATTACTTTTAATTTCTATTGTACCAACAAGAGCATATAATTCCATAAAATCATTTGATATTTTATAAACTTTTTTATTAATAGTTCTATCTTCTAAATCTATAGTATCTTCATTAATTACAGAGAAGTTTGAAGCACTAGTAAAAATATCTTCTTGTGATTTAAAAAAGTCTTCTGGAGATAAAGTATCTGTTGGCACTATTTCAGAGGTAAATATACAGTTATTTTCTTTTTCTCTAATAGCTATTTCTCCGTATAAATCTGTAACTTCTTCATAATTACTAGGCATTTTATATTTTAAAATATAGTTTAAAGATGCCATTTCATCTTTTTTTAATTCTCTTTGTATAACGTTTTCTATATTTTTAGGTTGACCTATACCAAAAACATTATAACCTACCGTTACAATAATAAGTAAAATTTCTAAAGAAATTAAAGCTAATTTTGATTTTTTCATAAAAAATCCTCCTTAATTTATATTTAATAGTTATTATATCTATTTAGATATTCTTCATATTGATATCTATCCATTAAGACATCACGTTGCTTGCTACCGTTTTCTGAAGAAACTATACCTCTATCTTCTAGCTCTTCTATAATTCTAGCAGCTCTATTATAGCCTATCCTAAATTGACGTTGTATCATAGATGTAGAGGCTTTACCTTTTTTTACTAAAAATGCTATAACATCTTCTGTAATTTCATCAGATGAATCAGATGAAAGGCTATCGTTAGATTTTGTAGAATTTTCTATTTTGTTAATTATTGTTTCGTCATAATTAGGGCTACTATTTTCTTTTATAAATGTTACAATATGTTCAACTTCTTTGTCGGATATAAAAGCACCTTGTATTCTAAGAGGCTTATTCATATCAACAGACCTAAATAGCATATCACCTTTACCAAGTAGCTTTTCTGCCCCAACAGTATCTAAAACAGTACGAGAGTCTGTACCACTAGACACTGCAAAAGCTATCCTAGAAGGGATATTTGCTTTAATAAGACCAGTGATAACATCAACAGAAGGTCTTTGTGTTGCAATAATAAGGTGAATACCAGCGGCCCTTGCAAGCTGAGCAAGTCTACATATAGAAGCTTCTACTTCTTTTGCAGCAACCATCATAAGGTCTGCTAATTCATCTATAATAATTATAATTTGAGGTAACTTTTCTTCGCCTTTTTCTTCTATTAAAGAGTTATATCCTACAAGATTTCTTGTACCAGTTTGTGCAAAAAGATTATATCTTTCCATCATTTCAGATACAGCCCAATTTAAAACACCAGCGGCTTTTTCAGGTTCTGTAACAACAGGTGTTAAAAGATGTGGTATTCCGTTATAAACGCTAAGTTCTACAACTTTTGGGTCTATCATCATAAGTTTAACTTCATTAGGGTTTGCTTTATATAATATACTTGTTATAAGAGTATTTATACAAACACTTTTACCAGAGCCTGTAGCACCAGCTATAAGCATATGAGGCATTTTTGCTATATCGGTAACTATAACATTACCAGTTATGTCTTTACCTAAGCCAAAAGCAACTTTTGAAGGAAATTTTTGAAATTTTTCTGCGCATATTACTTCACTTAAAAATACACTTTTTACTTCTTTATTAGGTATTTCTATACCAACGGCAGATTTACCTGGTATAGGAGCTTCAATCCTAATAGAGCTAGCGGCAAGACTAAGGGCAAGGTTATCGGCAAGTCCTAAAATTTTACTAACTTTTATACCATCTTCAATAGATAATTCATATCTAGTAACAGATGGGCCTTTGCTTATGTTTATAACTTGAGCAGTCACATTAAAGCTTTTTAATGTTTTTACTAATATATATGAATTTTCTCTAAGCTCTATATCGTTATTTTCATTATTTTCATTAGGATTTTTAGATAAAAAGTCAAGTTTTGGGAAAATATATTCTCTTTTAATATCTTCTTCTACTATTGCACTTGTTACCATTTTTTCTACATCTGGTTTAATAATAACAGGTTCATTTATATTTTCGGTTTTATCTAAATTTTTAATATTATTGTTATTAACTTGTTGGTAGGCTGACTTATGAGAATCTTGATTTATAATAGTAAAATCATCTTTATCTTTTTTAATGTTAGATATAGGTTTATTTTGTAAACTATTATTTTGAACTATTGGCGAAGCTTCTAAATTATTATCTTCTATGTCAAAAGGGCAATCATCATTATTGATGGTACTGTTTAAATCATTTGTTATAATTTCTTCATTTAATGTATCATCTATAATATTGTCATATTTAGTTTCTTCATCGTATTCATTATATACTATTTTTTCATTATTTTCCACTAAATTTTCAAATTTTGCCTTTTCTTCTATATTTTCTACTTCTTGTAATTCTTCTTCTATATCATCATCTTCATTAAAATTATAAAAATTATCTAAATTATTTAAATAATTACTTTCTACATTATCGGATAAAAATTGTTCCGGTGGATTTTCAAAAATATCATCTATATTATTATCTATAAATTTTAAATCTATGTCAAATTCACGGTTTATAGGTGTATCTGTTTTCTTTTTCATATAAACATTATTAATATATTCTTCTTTAGATTTTATTTTAAATAAATCGTCATTTGTAGAACTTTTTGAAGAAGTATTTTCAAAATTTTTAACTACATTAGCTGTTGTATTATAAATATTTTCTTCTTTTAAATTATTTATAATATTTGTATTGTTAGTATCATTATTATTAAAATTATTTTCTAAAGGTTTGTTGTAGGTAATATTTCTATATTTTTCTGGATTATTAATTTCATCTATAGCAAAAATAATTTTTCTATCTTTATTATTTTTGGGAGCTTTGCTCATATCAAAGAAAACAGGTTTTTGTATACGTCTATATTTATAAGTTCCATCAAATATATAGTTATTATATCTTTTTATTGTTGGTTTTTTATATTCATTTTCTAAATAATTATTTTTATTATGAGTTTCATATATTTCTTCTTGTTCATCTTCATAATAAGTGCTTTTATTAGGCATTATATTTTTTATTTTTGATATAATATTTTTATTTTTTTTAACAGGTAAATTAATATCTTCTTCATATTCTTCTTCTATGTCATATTCGTAGTAAAAGTAGTTTGATAAATTTTTAAACCATTTATAAACACTTGTAAAAAAAGATTTACCTGTTAAAAGAAATATAGAAGCGATAAATAATATTATAATAAAAATATAACTTGCTAAAACACCAAGCACTTTTAAAAATAAATCTCCTACTAAAGCTCCTAAAACACCACCATCTAAAAATTTAGCAGTTTTATATTCATTAGCTAAATATGTGAAATAGTTTGAAAAACTACTAATATCTTGTCTAGTTGCAATGTGAAAAAATGTAATTAAAAGAATAAAAACTATAATAGATAAAACAACCTTAAAAATATTTATTTTATTATTTTGTGAAAAAAATACATATACACTACAAACAATCATTATTATTGGCAACAAATAAGCACCTATACCAAATAGTCCTTTAAAAAGGCTACTAAGAGCCTTACCTAAAAAACCTCCACTGCCAAAAAATATACTTATTATAAGCAGTATGCTAAAACAAATTATGAGTATAGACGTTATCTCTAAAGATAGGCTAGAATTAATAGGCTTTTTAGGTGGATTATTTTTTATAGCTTTTTTACCTTTTGTATTATCCTTTTTATTTTCTATTTTAGCCATTTATAAACATCCTTTGTAATTATTTATTTATAAAACTTTTCTCTATGTTAATTATACATTTATATCTTTTATCTAAAGACATTACGCTATTTTTTATATCTAGTATAAGATTATGCTCCTTATCTTTTGAAAAGTTGTAGGGTATAACTAAATCAAATATAAAATTTATTGTATTTTCACCATCTACTAATCTATGGTCGTGAGTATCTATGTTTTCATCATATTTTTTACAAACATTATGTATAGTTTTAACTATTTTGTCTATTCTATCGTCATTTAAGTTTACAGGGTCCATATGTATAGTCAAAAATATGTTAAGTTCATCTTGTATTCTTTTTTCTATTATATCTATAATTTCGTGAGATTTATTTATATCAACATTGCTAGGTACTTCAAGATGTAAAGAAGCAATACTTTTATTAGGACCATAATTATGGACTAATAAATCGTGGATACCTATTATACCATCATAGCTTAAGCATATATCTTTTATTTTTTCTGCAAGGTCATTATCAATAGCTTCACCTAAAAGAGGAGATAAAGTTTCTCTTGCAAGGTTAAATCCAGAATACATTAAAAATAATGCTACTATCACGCCGAAATATCCATCTAAATTTATATTAAAAAATTTAAATATTATAAGAGATAATATTGTAACAGATGTTACTATAACATCATTTCTACTATCTGCTGCAGTTGCTATTAGAGAATGTGAGTTTATAAGCTTACCTATTTTTTTGTTAAATAAAGCTTGCCATACTTTTATTATAACAGTTATTAACAGTATAAAAATAGTTGCATAGCTAAAAGTGATATTTTCTGGCGTTATAATTTTAAAAAATGAAGTTCTTAAAAATTCAAAGCCTATAAGCATTATTATAAATGAAACAATAAGCCCAGATATATATTCCATTCGACCGTGTCCAAAAGGGTGTTGTTCATCTGCTGGTTTTGACCCAAGTTTAAACCCTAATAGTGTTATTATAGAAGATAAACTATCTGATAGATTGTTAAAAGAATCTGCCATTATAGCAACACTATTTATAAAAACACCTATTAAAAATTTTATTATAAACAACATAACATTGCTACATATACCAATAAAACTGCCTAACTCCCCATATCTTTTTCTAACAGTTTCATCTTTAATATTTTTGTAGTCTTTTATAAATAATCTTATTAATAAATTAGTCATTATTACCTCCTAAAAATAATAACTTTAATAAAAATTATAACAAATTAAGCTATATAATACAAGTATTTTTATTAAGGGCATAATATTTTGATTTGTTATATAATTTAGTAAAAATAGTTTATTATATTATTAAAATGGATATTTTTTTGCTTTTAATATTACAAAAGTTATTACCAATAATATAATAATTGTTTAATAAAACTTTGATTTTTATATAAAAATAATATATAATATTATAAACATATATAATGGAGGATAAATAATGAGTAAAAAATTTTATATAACAACACCAATATATTATACAAATAATTATTTACACATAGGACATTCATATACTACCATTGCAACAGACACAATGGCAAGATACAAAAAGATGAGAGGATATGATGTAAAATTTTTAACAGGCTCTGATGAGCATGGGCAAAAAATAGAAGAATCGGCAAAGCAAAGAGGAATTTCTCCTAAAGAATATGTAGACCATATAACAAACCATATAAAAGAGCTTTGGCAAATTTTAGACATAGATTATGATTATTACATTAGAACAACAGATGAAAAACATATAAAAACTGTTCAGAAAATTTTTAAGGCTTTATATGATAAAGGAGATATATATAAAGGATATTATGAAGGTTTATATTGTACACCTTGTGAAACATTTTTTACAGAAAGCCAACTAAAAGATGGTAAATGTCCAGATTGTGGAAGAGATGTACACAATGTAAAAGAAGAAAGCTACTTTTTTAAACTTAGCAAATATCAAGACAGACTTATAAAGCATATAGAAGAAAATGAAGACTTTATAAGCCCTTCATCTAGAAAAAATGAAATGTTAAATAACTTTTTAAAAGTAGGTCTTGAAGATTTATGTGTATCAAGAACATCTTTTAAATGGGGGATACCAGTAGAGTTTGATAAAGACCATGTGGTATATGTTTGGATAGATGCTTTATCAAACTATATTTCAGCACTTGGTTATGGCTCTGATGATGATAGCGACTTTAAAAAATATTGGCCAGCAGATATACATGTTGTAGGTAAAGAAATAGTTAGATTTCATACTATTATTTGGCCTGCTATGCTTATGGCATTAGATTTAGAGCTACCTAAGCAAATATTTGGACACGGTTGGTTGCTTATAGATGGTGGTAAAATGAGTAAATCTAAAGGCAACGTAGTAGACCCTAAAGTTTTGGTAGATAGATATGGGGTAGATGCTATTAGATATTTCCTATTAAGAGAAGTTGCTTTTGGACAAGATGGTAACTTTACAAATAAAGCACTTATAGAAAGAATAAATTTTGATTTAGCTAATGACCTTGGTAACTTATTATCTCGTACAGTAGGTATGATAGATAAATATTTTGGAGGTAGCTTACCATCAACTGCATTATATAATGAAGAAAGTCAACAAGAAATAAAAGAATTTTGTACAGATATTATTTTAAAAGTAGAAAATTATATGGACAAAATGCAATTTAGCAATGCCTTGACAGAAATATGGAATTTAGTAAGACGTGTTAATAAATATATAGATGAAACTACACCGTGGGTTTTAGCTAAAGATGAAGCTAATAAAGATAAGCTTTATAACGTTATGTATGTTTTGGCAGAATCTCTTAGAATAATAGGCATACTTATTAAACCTGCTATGCCTAACACGGCTAAAGCTATTTTTGAACAATTATCTATAAAAGATGATAATTTATTAACTTGGGATAGTAGTAAAACATTTGGGTTATTACCAAAAGATTTAACAATAACAAAAGGTAATGTTATTTTCCCAAGAATTGATATAGAAAAAGAGTTAGAACAGTTAGATGCTATGTTAGAGGCTACAAAAGCTAAAACAAACCAACAAAATAAAACAGAGGAAAAAGAACAAATAGGCTTTGAAGACTTTTTAAAAATGGATTTTAAAATAGGTGAAGTTTTAGAATGTGAAAAAATAAAAAAATCTAACAAGCTTTTAAAATCTCA containing:
- a CDS encoding GNAT family N-acetyltransferase; this encodes MTLETDRLFLRTFTENDLDDFFEYAKTEEIGLNAGWIPHTSKEDSKIILNMFIKDKNTFAIVYKKNNKVIGSISLSKDKLRSGVNSKCLGYVLSKDYWGKGIMTEAVKKIVQYCFVTLDLDILSVSHFKDNIASKRVIEKNGFIYEGTIRKSFLLYNGTLKDKCLYSLSKLDFILSNI
- a CDS encoding glucose-6-phosphate isomerase, which gives rise to MKIRLDYNNMMQEFVGKMGVSRADIDALDLQKAKQAMIDKRANGKMDWRDLPYNQEEVCNEIISYVEEVKDKFDAFVVLGIGGSALGPISVQQAINHPYYNEISREKRGGYPKFYVADNVDPEKLVYLFETIDITKTMFNVISKSGSTSETMSQFMIIKKLLEEKLGDKANEHIVCTTDKENGNLIKIAKEENYKTFIIPAGVGGRFSEFTPVGLLPAAFCGIDIKELLKGAAVMDEMCKNDDIYKNPGFMYAILNYLTMKNGQNISVMMPYADSLKFIADWYAQLWAESLGKKYDNEGNEVHVGSTPVKALGATDQHSQVQLYAEGPFDKIITFIGVEKFKKSITIPEIYTDIPSLGFLAGVTQDDLIKTEQIATEYALLKAGKPNMTITLPEVNENTLGQLLYLFEVATAFTGELLNINAFDQPGVEEGKNATYAYFGRPGYEEKKKELDSMPNKKDEYII
- a CDS encoding FtsK/SpoIIIE family DNA translocase: MAKIENKKDNTKGKKAIKNNPPKKPINSSLSLEITSILIICFSILLIISIFFGSGGFLGKALSSLFKGLFGIGAYLLPIIMIVCSVYVFFSQNNKINIFKVVLSIIVFILLITFFHIATRQDISSFSNYFTYLANEYKTAKFLDGGVLGALVGDLFLKVLGVLASYIFIIILFIASIFLLTGKSFFTSVYKWFKNLSNYFYYEYDIEEEYEEDINLPVKKNKNIISKIKNIMPNKSTYYEDEQEEIYETHNKNNYLENEYKKPTIKRYNNYIFDGTYKYRRIQKPVFFDMSKAPKNNKDRKIIFAIDEINNPEKYRNITYNKPLENNFNNNDTNNTNIINNLKEENIYNTTANVVKNFENTSSKSSTNDDLFKIKSKEEYINNVYMKKKTDTPINREFDIDLKFIDNNIDDIFENPPEQFLSDNVESNYLNNLDNFYNFNEDDDIEEELQEVENIEEKAKFENLVENNEKIVYNEYDEETKYDNIIDDTLNEEIITNDLNSTINNDDCPFDIEDNNLEASPIVQNNSLQNKPISNIKKDKDDFTIINQDSHKSAYQQVNNNNIKNLDKTENINEPVIIKPDVEKMVTSAIVEEDIKREYIFPKLDFLSKNPNENNENNDIELRENSYILVKTLKSFNVTAQVINISKGPSVTRYELSIEDGIKVSKILGLADNLALSLAASSIRIEAPIPGKSAVGIEIPNKEVKSVFLSEVICAEKFQKFPSKVAFGLGKDITGNVIVTDIAKMPHMLIAGATGSGKSVCINTLITSILYKANPNEVKLMMIDPKVVELSVYNGIPHLLTPVVTEPEKAAGVLNWAVSEMMERYNLFAQTGTRNLVGYNSLIEEKGEEKLPQIIIIIDELADLMMVAAKEVEASICRLAQLARAAGIHLIIATQRPSVDVITGLIKANIPSRIAFAVSSGTDSRTVLDTVGAEKLLGKGDMLFRSVDMNKPLRIQGAFISDKEVEHIVTFIKENSSPNYDETIINKIENSTKSNDSLSSDSSDEITEDVIAFLVKKGKASTSMIQRQFRIGYNRAARIIEELEDRGIVSSENGSKQRDVLMDRYQYEEYLNRYNNY
- a CDS encoding cation diffusion facilitator family transporter, which translates into the protein MTNLLIRLFIKDYKNIKDETVRKRYGELGSFIGICSNVMLFIIKFLIGVFINSVAIMADSFNNLSDSLSSIITLLGFKLGSKPADEQHPFGHGRMEYISGLIVSFIIMLIGFEFLRTSFFKIITPENITFSYATIFILLITVIIKVWQALFNKKIGKLINSHSLIATAADSRNDVIVTSVTILSLIIFKFFNINLDGYFGVIVALFLMYSGFNLARETLSPLLGEAIDNDLAEKIKDICLSYDGIIGIHDLLVHNYGPNKSIASLHLEVPSNVDINKSHEIIDIIEKRIQDELNIFLTIHMDPVNLNDDRIDKIVKTIHNVCKKYDENIDTHDHRLVDGENTINFIFDLVIPYNFSKDKEHNLILDIKNSVMSLDKRYKCIINIEKSFINK
- the metG gene encoding methionine--tRNA ligase, encoding MSKKFYITTPIYYTNNYLHIGHSYTTIATDTMARYKKMRGYDVKFLTGSDEHGQKIEESAKQRGISPKEYVDHITNHIKELWQILDIDYDYYIRTTDEKHIKTVQKIFKALYDKGDIYKGYYEGLYCTPCETFFTESQLKDGKCPDCGRDVHNVKEESYFFKLSKYQDRLIKHIEENEDFISPSSRKNEMLNNFLKVGLEDLCVSRTSFKWGIPVEFDKDHVVYVWIDALSNYISALGYGSDDDSDFKKYWPADIHVVGKEIVRFHTIIWPAMLMALDLELPKQIFGHGWLLIDGGKMSKSKGNVVDPKVLVDRYGVDAIRYFLLREVAFGQDGNFTNKALIERINFDLANDLGNLLSRTVGMIDKYFGGSLPSTALYNEESQQEIKEFCTDIILKVENYMDKMQFSNALTEIWNLVRRVNKYIDETTPWVLAKDEANKDKLYNVMYVLAESLRIIGILIKPAMPNTAKAIFEQLSIKDDNLLTWDSSKTFGLLPKDLTITKGNVIFPRIDIEKELEQLDAMLEATKAKTNQQNKTEEKEQIGFEDFLKMDFKIGEVLECEKIKKSNKLLKSQVKIGEKVIQIVSGIANHYTPEEMVGKRVVVLTNLKPAKLCGEISEGMILAASDNENNLKIITVEDNENVIKSGAEVK